Proteins from a genomic interval of Xylocopa sonorina isolate GNS202 chromosome 6, iyXylSono1_principal, whole genome shotgun sequence:
- the Rplp0-like gene encoding ribosomal protein LP0-like, whose product MPKSKRDKKISLTKTSKKGLVLKQQIVQDVRNCVEKYANIFLLSVHNMRNSKLKDIRAEWKDSRFFFGKNKVIALALGKSPENEIAEGICKLSSALRGQCGLLFTNRSKKEVLRSMDEYQEMDYARSGFIAQDTITLPEGPMPDFSHSIEPHLRQLGMPTALQKGVVTLIKEYTVCKAGQSLTPEQARILKLLDKPLATFKLIPLSVFSKKHGYKRLKTWVNRNEIEENTAKEMEIEEVEEADDT is encoded by the exons ATGCCTAAATCGAAAAGAGATAAGAAAA TATCTCTTACGAAAACAAGCAAGAAAGGGCTTGTTTTAAAACAGCAGATCGTTCAAGATGTTCGAAACTGTGTCGAGAAATATgctaatatatttcttttatctGTACACAATATGCGTAATAGCAAACTTAAAGATATACGAGCGGAATGGAAGGACAGTCGGTTTTTCTTTGGTAAAAACAAGGTGATAGCGTTGGCTCTAGGCAAATCGCCGGAAAATGAAATTGCGGAAGGTATTTGTAAATTATCATCGGCATTAAGAGGACAGTGCGGCTTACTATTTACAAATAGAAGTAAAAAGGAA GTGTTAAGGTCGATGGACGAATACCAAGAAATGGATTATGCCAGATCTGGTTTTATCGCACAGGATACTATAACGTTACCAGAAGGGCCTATGCCAGATTTTTCGCATAGCATCGAACCTCATTTAAGACAATTGGGAATGCCTACCGCGTTACAGAAAGGTGTTGTAACGTTAATCAAAGAATACACCGTGTGTAAAGCAGGACAATCGTTAACACCGGAGCAAGCACGGATTTTG AAATTACTTGATAAACCATTGGCTACCTTTAAATTAATACCATTAAGTGTGTTTTCTAAAAAACATGGATACAAACGGTTAAAAACATGGGTAAATCGAAatgaaattgaagaaaatacagCAAAGGAGATGGAAATTGAAGAGGTAGAAGAAGCTGACGATACATGA